The Chitinophagales bacterium genome has a window encoding:
- a CDS encoding YebC/PmpR family DNA-binding transcriptional regulator, translating into MGRIFEVRKSKMFARYDRMAKQFTRIGKEIAIAVKAAGPDPDSNSALRRIIQNAKSVNMPKDRIEGAIKNALGKDHSNYEEVLYEGYAPHGVALLVETATDNTTRTVANVRSHFNKGGGNLGNSGSVGFMFKHVGVFKLDAAGVDQEELELELIDAGLEEMGEDSEGNLVLRCGFSDFGNLQKALEEKGLETKSGELEWLPLNTVDVTDEQAEDVDKLIERLEQDDDVQRVFHNMA; encoded by the coding sequence ATGGGTCGGATATTTGAAGTACGTAAATCCAAGATGTTTGCCCGGTACGACCGGATGGCCAAACAATTTACAAGAATAGGTAAAGAAATTGCCATAGCTGTAAAGGCCGCAGGTCCTGATCCTGATAGTAACTCTGCTTTGAGGCGTATCATACAGAATGCCAAGTCTGTAAATATGCCTAAGGATCGTATTGAGGGAGCTATAAAAAATGCGCTTGGTAAGGATCATAGTAACTATGAAGAGGTTTTGTATGAAGGATATGCACCTCATGGCGTTGCCTTGCTCGTAGAAACTGCTACTGATAATACTACCCGTACAGTTGCCAATGTTCGCTCTCATTTCAATAAGGGTGGCGGTAACCTGGGTAACAGTGGTTCAGTAGGTTTTATGTTCAAGCATGTTGGGGTGTTTAAGCTTGATGCCGCGGGAGTAGACCAGGAAGAACTGGAACTCGAACTAATAGACGCAGGTTTGGAAGAGATGGGCGAGGATAGTGAAGGTAACCTGGTGTTAAGATGTGGTTTCAGTGATTTTGGTAATCTTCAGAAAGCGTTGGAAGAGAAGGGTTTAGAGACAAAATCAGGTGAATTGGAGTGGTTGCCGCTGAATACGGTTGATGTGACCGATGAACAGGCCGAAGATGTGGACAAATTAATAGAAAGATTAGAG
- a CDS encoding c-type cytochrome: MKKITVSLALLATVLVIACNKNKQSATSKPNAEVYLDLSDTTGHYFDSKNFGGGFIGGGLNIPYPSELDKMAILGRVLFYDGHLSLNNAISCGSCHKQAYAFADNASFSMGFEGRMTGRNTPPIQNLGKNLGIISDPKFKLVSNTQSLFWDGRENNLEALVIRPVANHVEMGMADINDLPAKLNSLPYYKGLVQDAYHTDELTLDMIKESISYFMMALSADNSRFVQFERGEAELTAQEQIGMQLFNDKYNCASCHIPDGNYGGERPRNNIGLDAVSKDKGVGAITLNPQQDGDFVIPKLTNVALTAPYMHDGRFSTLDSVLEHYSKGIKDNPNLDDRLRDQDGHPMRMNISTDDRKALIAFLNTLTDHSITTNPKYSNPFKIK, encoded by the coding sequence ATGAAAAAGATAACCGTTTCCCTTGCTTTGCTTGCAACTGTGTTGGTAATAGCATGTAATAAGAATAAACAATCGGCTACATCGAAACCCAATGCAGAAGTATACCTTGACCTTTCAGATACCACAGGGCATTATTTTGATTCGAAAAATTTTGGCGGAGGCTTCATAGGCGGTGGCCTTAATATACCTTATCCATCAGAATTGGATAAGATGGCAATACTAGGCCGTGTTTTGTTTTACGATGGGCATCTATCTTTGAATAACGCAATTTCTTGCGGAAGTTGCCACAAACAGGCATATGCATTTGCTGATAATGCCTCATTCAGTATGGGATTTGAAGGACGTATGACCGGTAGGAATACCCCTCCAATTCAGAACCTGGGGAAGAACCTTGGTATTATTTCCGACCCTAAGTTTAAACTCGTCTCAAATACACAATCCCTGTTCTGGGATGGAAGGGAAAATAACCTGGAAGCACTTGTAATACGACCTGTTGCTAACCATGTGGAAATGGGGATGGCAGATATTAACGACTTACCTGCTAAGCTAAATTCATTGCCATATTATAAAGGTTTGGTACAGGATGCCTACCATACAGATGAGTTGACCCTGGATATGATAAAAGAATCCATCTCTTATTTTATGATGGCGTTGAGTGCAGATAATTCTCGTTTCGTTCAGTTTGAGCGAGGCGAAGCCGAGCTGACAGCACAGGAACAGATAGGGATGCAATTGTTCAATGATAAGTATAACTGCGCAAGTTGCCATATTCCGGATGGTAATTACGGTGGTGAGCGCCCGAGGAATAATATAGGACTGGATGCGGTGTCAAAAGACAAAGGAGTAGGCGCCATTACTTTAAATCCACAACAGGATGGAGATTTTGTGATCCCGAAACTGACTAATGTAGCACTCACAGCACCTTATATGCACGATGGCAGGTTCAGTACTCTGGATAGCGTATTGGAACATTATAGTAAGGGTATCAAGGATAATCCTAACCTGGATGATCGCCTGAGGGATCAAGACGGACATCCGATGAGGATGAACATTTCTACCGATGACCGTAAAGCATTGATCGCATTCCTGAATACTTTGACAGATCACAGTATTACAACAAATCCGAAATATTCAAACCCATTTAAGATTAAATAA
- a CDS encoding RNA 2'-phosphotransferase, whose amino-acid sequence MTPKLTKLSKTLSHALRHAPGEYGLKLDAEGWVNVDDLLRALADKGWPNVLKDHIDSIIQVPGKKRFQIVGERIRAMYGHSVDEQIQKVRQAPPDILYHGTKAEFIESICQKGLQPMQRQYVHLSIDEHNAIVVASRRKGRNKILIIKAASAYKSGINFYAEENGIWLSDAISPQFIEL is encoded by the coding sequence ATGACTCCTAAGCTGACAAAACTAAGCAAGACCTTATCTCATGCCTTACGACATGCTCCCGGAGAGTATGGACTTAAACTGGATGCAGAAGGCTGGGTAAACGTAGACGACCTGCTCCGGGCTTTAGCTGACAAGGGCTGGCCAAATGTATTAAAAGATCATATTGACAGTATTATACAAGTACCCGGAAAGAAACGATTCCAAATAGTAGGAGAAAGAATAAGAGCAATGTACGGCCATTCTGTAGATGAGCAGATACAAAAGGTCAGACAAGCTCCACCTGACATACTATATCACGGCACAAAAGCAGAATTTATTGAAAGCATATGCCAAAAGGGGCTGCAACCAATGCAAAGGCAATATGTACACTTGTCAATAGATGAGCATAACGCCATAGTTGTTGCATCCCGCAGAAAAGGCCGGAACAAAATACTGATTATAAAAGCGGCAAGTGCATATAAGTCCGGCATCAACTTCTATGCTGAAGAAAACGGCATATGGCTATCTGACGCAATATCACCCCAATTCATAGAACTATAA
- a CDS encoding RDD family protein → MEYPSLLKRVQATFVDQIIAFILIMLFFVIANNINEDSIPLKIVAFFLGISYEPIMILRSRTIGQRLTGTKVEWVTENFPFRILSSYIRLTAKILLGWISLISVSINKHKRAIHDIVAGTVVVIC, encoded by the coding sequence ATGGAATACCCCAGTCTATTAAAAAGAGTACAGGCAACATTTGTAGATCAGATCATAGCCTTTATACTTATTATGTTATTCTTCGTTATCGCAAACAATATCAATGAAGACTCAATCCCACTTAAGATCGTAGCTTTCTTTTTAGGGATATCATATGAACCCATCATGATATTGCGTTCACGCACCATCGGCCAGCGATTAACAGGCACAAAAGTAGAATGGGTGACAGAAAATTTCCCGTTCAGAATTCTGTCATCCTATATAAGGCTGACGGCAAAAATACTGTTAGGTTGGATATCGCTAATCTCAGTGAGCATCAACAAACACAAGCGCGCTATACACGATATCGTTGCTGGAACGGTGGTAGTAATTTGCTAA
- a CDS encoding M48 family metalloprotease, whose translation MRGIICRLFIVISLYSTQTHAQRHTPGDTISRSYTAELIKTYPLQNDLFIEGLKEETNDRKALKHYEATYKVLFKTLNEDIVDGKMVDIPEISSATTAILQELKAKNPAIPRKLQVVLVRDNYPNAHTIGDNIIFVNTGLLYCLESEDQVAGILAHEIGHQVLKHSIKALAFYFEKDKHDVENVRAVRQKDVKKTDYAIQLLKSSIYKEGEVARQHEMEADSFGYILIRNTAYKKTAFIEALEVIDRFDSLAKDTLAIETYKRVFGIPGQPFNDKWLHTEDFSAYNYGSYIPKFNRDSLSTHPKSAERIQHLKNTFPELADNSQTNKLQTRIFSNAKRIAELELIPNLYHNEQYGKALYTTLIHLQNSPGDTFYKQWLSVNLQKIYVARRDYQLNKHLDRVAPDDHDESYIRFLNLMWNMSLNELQKIATYYQSHD comes from the coding sequence ATGAGAGGCATAATATGCCGCCTCTTTATCGTCATTAGTCTATATTCAACACAGACACATGCCCAGCGACACACGCCGGGCGACACAATTAGCCGATCATATACCGCAGAACTTATCAAAACCTATCCGCTGCAGAATGACCTTTTTATAGAAGGCCTCAAAGAAGAAACAAATGACAGGAAGGCGCTTAAACACTATGAAGCTACCTACAAAGTGCTTTTTAAGACTCTTAATGAAGATATCGTGGATGGCAAAATGGTCGATATCCCCGAGATATCTTCAGCGACTACTGCAATACTACAGGAACTAAAAGCTAAAAACCCGGCAATTCCCCGAAAATTGCAGGTGGTTCTGGTCCGCGATAATTATCCTAATGCTCACACTATCGGTGACAATATCATTTTCGTCAACACAGGGTTGCTCTATTGTCTTGAAAGCGAAGACCAGGTGGCCGGTATCCTGGCACATGAAATAGGCCACCAGGTATTAAAGCACAGCATCAAAGCATTGGCCTTCTATTTTGAAAAAGACAAACATGACGTAGAAAATGTACGCGCTGTAAGGCAAAAGGACGTAAAGAAAACAGACTATGCAATTCAACTATTGAAAAGCTCAATTTATAAAGAAGGAGAAGTAGCACGGCAACATGAAATGGAGGCAGACTCATTCGGTTATATCTTGATAAGAAACACAGCGTACAAGAAGACTGCATTTATTGAAGCCCTGGAAGTCATCGACAGGTTCGACTCTTTAGCCAAAGACACACTTGCGATAGAAACATATAAACGCGTTTTCGGGATACCCGGTCAACCTTTTAACGACAAGTGGCTACACACAGAAGACTTTTCTGCATACAACTATGGATCATATATTCCTAAGTTCAACAGGGATTCATTATCAACCCACCCCAAAAGTGCAGAACGTATACAGCACCTGAAAAACACCTTCCCTGAATTAGCTGACAATAGCCAGACAAATAAGCTACAGACCAGGATATTTAGTAATGCAAAACGTATTGCAGAATTAGAGCTTATTCCCAACCTGTATCATAACGAGCAATATGGCAAAGCATTATATACTACGCTAATACACCTGCAAAACTCGCCGGGAGACACCTTCTACAAACAGTGGCTATCTGTGAACCTTCAAAAAATATATGTGGCCAGGAGAGATTATCAATTGAACAAGCACCTTGACAGGGTTGCGCCTGATGACCATGACGAAAGCTATATTCGCTTCCTGAACTTAATGTGGAACATGAGTCTAAATGAGTTGCAAAAGATTGCTACATACTACCAGAGTCACGATTAG
- a CDS encoding DUF3817 domain-containing protein: MKQQLLKRFRQIAVLEGISYLVLLFIAMPMKYLGGMPEAVQYTGWAHGVLFILYAVFLVQTWQAYSWSFKKATFIFAASLLPFAPFYVDRKLKHEA; encoded by the coding sequence ATGAAACAACAACTGTTGAAAAGATTCAGGCAGATAGCCGTACTCGAGGGGATATCTTACTTAGTACTATTATTCATAGCTATGCCCATGAAATACTTAGGAGGCATGCCCGAAGCTGTACAATATACTGGCTGGGCGCATGGGGTATTATTCATATTGTATGCAGTATTCCTGGTGCAGACATGGCAGGCATATAGCTGGAGTTTCAAAAAAGCCACGTTTATCTTTGCAGCATCCTTGTTGCCTTTTGCCCCCTTCTATGTAGACCGTAAGTTGAAACATGAAGCTTGA
- the rsmG gene encoding 16S rRNA (guanine(527)-N(7))-methyltransferase RsmG, whose translation MEKQATVDIIHKYFGDFTAKQEEQFSALDALYRDWNDKINLISRKDIDSLYEKHILHSLAIAVLCNFHPGTRVVDIGTGGGFPGIPLAIFFPDVEFLLVDSIGKKIKVVNDVAEKIGLKNVTGVHSRVEELKGRKFDFAVSRAVAPLGDLWKWVAPFLVKGQRSDELLNGLICLKGGNLETEIEESGLTAEAWSVHDIFDEPFFEEKYAIYVAKQ comes from the coding sequence CTGGAAAAACAAGCAACAGTGGACATAATCCATAAATACTTCGGAGATTTTACAGCTAAACAGGAAGAACAGTTCAGTGCACTGGATGCACTTTACCGAGACTGGAATGATAAAATTAACCTGATATCGCGCAAGGATATAGATTCACTTTACGAAAAACATATCCTTCACTCACTGGCTATTGCTGTGTTGTGCAATTTCCATCCCGGTACACGTGTTGTGGATATTGGCACCGGTGGTGGTTTTCCGGGTATACCATTGGCTATATTCTTTCCTGATGTGGAGTTTCTGCTGGTGGACAGTATAGGTAAAAAAATAAAGGTGGTGAATGATGTAGCAGAGAAGATCGGGCTGAAAAATGTAACCGGTGTGCACAGCAGGGTAGAGGAACTGAAGGGCAGGAAGTTTGATTTTGCCGTATCACGTGCCGTGGCTCCGCTGGGCGACTTGTGGAAGTGGGTAGCTCCTTTCCTTGTAAAAGGACAAAGGTCTGATGAGTTGCTGAACGGGTTGATATGCCTGAAAGGGGGTAACCTTGAAACGGAGATAGAGGAATCGGGACTTACCGCGGAGGCGTGGAGTGTACACGATATTTTTGACGAGCCTTTTTTTGAAGAGAAGTATGCGATCTACGTGGCTAAACAGTAG
- a CDS encoding glycosyltransferase, with amino-acid sequence MFTNAAFLFFLLCVAIQLIFVLYFFIRIFTPPAKKYNYAQGEPVSVIICAKNEAENLRANLPAILAQRYTNDAGNTHFEVVVADDASTDDTKKVLNEMQKMYGNLVVVTIQADEERKLPGKKHAQARAVAAAKNDIFLMTDADCQPAGPLWLSLMVQPFKEGKEAVAGYGQYKTEPTLLNTFTRWETVHTFLQYSTYAKAGIPYMAVGRNLACTRAAYNKAIASRRWAKLPSGDDDLLIGAAGSKDNVAVVFHPSAFTTTSARPTWSSWARQKRRHLSTGKYYKFTVKTLLAKYGLSHAFVWLSFIVLLFTPLWGEALAIMMMRNVIYWLVWQRAACVLNEKKLIRFFPLFDFGWLMYNFAFLPYIIWKNKQQWT; translated from the coding sequence ATGTTCACCAATGCCGCATTTCTGTTCTTTTTGCTTTGTGTAGCTATACAACTCATATTCGTGTTGTATTTCTTCATACGCATCTTTACCCCGCCGGCAAAAAAATACAATTATGCGCAGGGCGAGCCTGTATCAGTAATTATATGTGCTAAGAACGAAGCAGAAAACCTGCGAGCCAACCTGCCCGCAATTCTGGCGCAAAGATACACGAATGATGCGGGTAATACACATTTTGAAGTAGTAGTTGCCGACGATGCCTCTACCGATGATACCAAAAAGGTGCTGAATGAGATGCAAAAAATGTATGGCAACCTGGTAGTAGTGACCATACAGGCAGATGAAGAAAGAAAACTGCCGGGGAAAAAACATGCGCAGGCCAGGGCTGTTGCGGCAGCGAAGAACGATATATTTTTGATGACGGATGCTGATTGCCAGCCTGCCGGTCCACTATGGCTGTCGCTGATGGTGCAGCCTTTCAAAGAAGGGAAAGAGGCTGTGGCCGGTTACGGGCAATATAAAACGGAACCTACGCTGCTGAATACTTTCACCCGTTGGGAAACAGTACACACCTTTTTACAATACAGTACCTATGCAAAGGCGGGTATACCTTATATGGCTGTTGGACGCAACCTTGCCTGTACACGTGCCGCATACAATAAGGCTATTGCTTCGCGCCGGTGGGCTAAGTTGCCTTCGGGCGATGATGACCTGCTCATTGGTGCAGCAGGTAGTAAGGATAACGTTGCTGTTGTTTTTCACCCATCAGCCTTTACAACTACCAGTGCCCGGCCCACCTGGTCGTCGTGGGCCAGGCAAAAGCGCAGGCATCTGTCAACAGGTAAGTATTATAAGTTCACTGTTAAGACCCTGCTGGCAAAATATGGCTTGTCGCATGCATTTGTGTGGCTGTCATTTATCGTACTGTTGTTCACCCCGCTATGGGGCGAGGCTCTGGCGATTATGATGATGCGTAATGTGATATACTGGCTGGTGTGGCAGCGTGCGGCATGCGTGCTGAATGAAAAAAAACTCATCCGTTTCTTCCCGCTGTTCGATTTTGGCTGGTTGATGTATAACTTTGCGTTTTTGCCATACATAATCTGGAAAAACAAGCAACAGTGGACATAA
- the tgt gene encoding tRNA guanosine(34) transglycosylase Tgt, translating into MEFKLSANDPGSKARAGVITTAHGSIDTPIFMPVGTVGTVKAVTQQQLSEQVQAQIILGNTYHLYLRPGTGILERAGGLHKFMGWDKPILTDSGGYQVFSLANNRKLKEEGALFQSHIDGSRHLFTPENVVDIQRSIGADIIMAFDECPPYPSDYSYARKSMELTHRWLARCVQHMNDTEPKYGYNQSLFPIVQGSTYKDLRQASSEFIASMDCDGNAIGGLSVGEPEEMMYEMCAHCCEFLPEDKPRYLMGVGTPWNILENISLGIDMFDCVMPTRNARNGMLFTSKGVINIKNKKWEDDFSVIDDGIECLTSNYYTKAYLRHLFVGNELLALQVASIHNLSFYLHLVKQARHHILQGDFAAWKSEMIPVLKQRL; encoded by the coding sequence ATGGAATTTAAACTTTCAGCGAATGACCCGGGGTCGAAAGCAAGAGCAGGCGTAATTACGACTGCACATGGTAGCATTGACACTCCTATATTCATGCCGGTAGGCACAGTAGGTACGGTAAAAGCCGTTACACAGCAGCAGCTTTCAGAACAGGTACAGGCGCAGATCATCCTGGGCAATACCTACCACCTGTACCTGCGCCCCGGCACAGGTATACTGGAAAGAGCCGGTGGGTTGCATAAGTTCATGGGCTGGGACAAACCGATACTCACAGACAGCGGCGGCTACCAGGTATTCTCGCTGGCTAATAACCGCAAACTGAAAGAAGAGGGGGCGCTGTTCCAGTCGCATATAGACGGATCAAGGCACTTATTTACTCCTGAGAATGTAGTAGACATTCAGCGTAGCATAGGTGCAGATATCATCATGGCTTTTGACGAATGTCCTCCCTATCCTTCTGACTACAGCTATGCAAGAAAATCAATGGAACTGACCCACCGCTGGCTGGCACGCTGCGTACAACATATGAATGATACAGAACCTAAATATGGTTACAACCAGAGCCTTTTCCCTATTGTCCAGGGCAGTACTTATAAAGACCTGCGACAAGCTTCATCAGAGTTCATAGCCTCAATGGATTGTGACGGTAACGCTATCGGCGGACTGTCGGTAGGCGAGCCTGAAGAGATGATGTATGAAATGTGCGCGCATTGCTGCGAATTCCTGCCTGAAGACAAGCCACGCTACCTGATGGGTGTAGGCACCCCATGGAATATACTGGAGAACATTTCTCTGGGCATTGATATGTTCGACTGTGTGATGCCGACACGCAATGCACGCAATGGCATGCTGTTCACCAGCAAAGGGGTCATCAACATAAAGAACAAGAAGTGGGAAGATGATTTTTCTGTTATTGACGATGGTATTGAATGCCTTACTAGTAATTACTATACAAAGGCTTACCTAAGGCATTTGTTCGTAGGTAATGAGCTGCTCGCATTGCAGGTGGCCAGTATTCACAACCTGTCTTTCTACCTGCATTTGGTAAAGCAAGCCCGCCACCATATTTTACAGGGAGATTTTGCAGCATGGAAAAGCGAAATGATCCCGGTATTAAAACAAAGACTGTAA
- a CDS encoding LptF/LptG family permease, with translation MKRLDLYIIKKFLGTFFYAIMILAVIACVIDYSEKVEDFVKKDVPTNEILNYFSNFVPHITALLFPLFIFIATIFFTSKMAYKSEIIAILASGVSFQRMLRPFIIAGSFLCLISLIANHYIVPAANKERIAFEDKYLHYNAQSSDKNVHLRLRENLYVFIQNYDYSSNFGYRFTAETIEGTHLKEKIMADRVSYDSVNRVWKLYSVKIRTNDSLNETFEQRAEMEKKFPFTPHDLDEDEAIKDALTTPELNKYIAREKLRGRETLNFFYVEKYRRTAQPFAGLILTIIGACIASRKVRGGSGLHLALGIVISAMYIMAMQLTNTFATKSGLDPLLAVWIPNMIFGLLAAYLFARQVR, from the coding sequence ATGAAAAGGCTGGACCTGTATATTATTAAAAAATTCCTTGGTACGTTCTTCTACGCTATCATGATACTGGCTGTCATAGCCTGTGTCATTGACTATTCTGAAAAAGTAGAGGATTTTGTAAAAAAGGATGTACCAACGAATGAGATACTTAACTACTTCAGCAATTTCGTACCGCACATCACCGCTCTTCTTTTCCCTTTATTCATCTTTATAGCTACTATCTTCTTTACCTCTAAAATGGCATATAAATCTGAGATAATAGCCATACTTGCTTCGGGTGTGTCCTTTCAACGTATGCTCCGGCCTTTTATTATTGCCGGTAGTTTTCTGTGCCTCATCTCTCTTATTGCCAACCACTATATAGTACCCGCAGCCAATAAAGAACGTATAGCTTTCGAAGATAAGTACCTGCACTATAATGCACAGTCGTCAGACAAGAATGTACACTTGCGATTGCGGGAAAACCTGTATGTCTTTATCCAGAACTATGACTACTCGTCTAACTTCGGTTACCGCTTCACTGCAGAGACAATAGAAGGCACTCACCTGAAAGAGAAAATAATGGCCGACCGTGTGAGCTACGACTCCGTTAACAGGGTATGGAAGCTATACAGCGTTAAGATACGGACCAACGACAGCCTGAACGAAACCTTTGAACAGCGCGCTGAAATGGAAAAGAAATTTCCTTTCACCCCTCATGACCTTGACGAGGACGAAGCGATCAAAGATGCCCTGACAACACCGGAGCTGAACAAGTATATTGCCCGCGAAAAACTAAGAGGTAGAGAAACACTTAACTTTTTTTATGTAGAAAAGTACCGCCGCACAGCACAGCCTTTTGCGGGGCTGATATTAACCATAATCGGTGCATGCATAGCCAGCCGCAAGGTCAGGGGAGGAAGCGGCCTGCACCTGGCCTTAGGTATTGTTATCAGTGCCATGTATATCATGGCCATGCAGCTGACCAATACTTTTGCTACCAAATCAGGCCTGGATCCTTTGCTGGCGGTATGGATACCGAATATGATATTCGGCCTGCTGGCTGCCTACCTTTTCGCAAGGCAGGTACGATAA
- a CDS encoding CHASE3 domain-containing protein: MKPRNNYVKFTTILFIIYLLSLVFCGVFFYYRIQLLNTAIDLVSNSNRIRQKIKQVEADVNRSESAQRGFLLTDDSIFLEHWQKANSHALKAIDTIKLLVADNPDQADHAARLQEITLERLGLLKKTMEVKNSFIDNPDMKKEYLLSGKKTMDSLLYVSSYMDSMENNLLAERKRSRDDARQLTPKYVFGILLFSVFIISICFFAILRFFK, translated from the coding sequence ATGAAGCCACGTAACAATTACGTAAAATTCACCACGATACTGTTCATCATCTATTTACTTTCCCTGGTATTTTGTGGCGTATTCTTCTATTACAGGATACAATTGCTCAATACAGCTATTGACCTTGTTTCTAACAGCAACAGGATCAGGCAAAAAATAAAACAGGTTGAAGCCGATGTGAACAGGTCAGAATCAGCACAAAGAGGTTTTTTGCTCACCGATGACTCGATCTTCCTGGAGCATTGGCAAAAAGCTAATAGTCATGCGCTCAAAGCTATTGATACAATAAAACTCCTGGTAGCTGACAACCCCGACCAGGCTGATCATGCGGCGAGATTACAGGAAATTACCCTGGAAAGACTCGGGCTGCTGAAGAAGACAATGGAAGTAAAAAACTCCTTTATCGACAACCCGGACATGAAAAAGGAATACCTGTTGAGTGGCAAGAAAACAATGGATAGCCTTTTATATGTGAGCAGTTATATGGACAGCATGGAGAATAACCTGCTGGCAGAACGTAAACGATCAAGAGACGATGCCAGGCAATTAACCCCAAAATATGTCTTCGGCATATTATTGTTCTCTGTTTTTATTATCAGTATCTGCTTCTTTGCTATACTACGGTTCTTCAAATAA